In a genomic window of Impatiens glandulifera unplaced genomic scaffold, dImpGla2.1, whole genome shotgun sequence:
- the LOC124917640 gene encoding 60S ribosomal protein L37a-1, with protein MTKRTKKAGIVGKYGTRYGASLRKQIKKMEVSQHSKYFCEFCGKFAVKRKAVGIWGCKDCGKVKAGGAYTLNTASAVTVRSTIRRLREQTEN; from the exons ATG ACAAAGAGAACCAAGAAGGCTGGTATCGTTGGGAAATATG GTACCCGTTATGGTGCCAGTCTGCGAAAGCAGATTAAGAAGATGGAGGTCAGTCAGCACAGCAAATACTTTTGCGAGTTCTGCGGAAAG TTTGCAGTGAAGAGAAAGGCGGTTGGTATTTGGGGATGCAAGGATTGTGGCAAAGTGAAGGCCGGTGGTGCGTATACATTGAACACCGCTAGTGCTGTAACTGTTCGAAGCACAATCAGGAGGCTTAGGGAACAAACAGAGAACTAA
- the LOC124917639 gene encoding SNF2 domain-containing protein CLASSY 3-like has translation MDEGGDPMARRSREEAVSCYTGFMRAMRKINVEAMNQTVEKSFSPNGGKQQCGSSADSCSVDIVEELISPSKIGTSNRNDHEITEDAEFLMVDCEGVAEKNGDSGVNLGEKLVSDEKVDHWYHHCDFSGESPAGNISKPEIDDLTGFQLREIAVKCGISSPSSSSPDHINISSESEKEEKHIKRSVYGKDIDFELGTESSEEDDDDTSDEDFCPNKSSKSFRSNKLRADEVSMSFDRKMEIVNLEEDEDDEDGSSESENSESAEEEDEDSYSEEDFRPKVTSNYFGSNKFGTKEVHVSIKRKRVLKENKKNTMPIRVESSDEEDDVISIDEGFQPNRSSNYFCSNNLDTEDVHVNTKGKMVDENEKEESIKPIEVESTDEEDDHKSRYEDFHPNNLDTKEMHVSIKGKKDKEKVEKNKNEKRTMPIKVDRKNDKEKAKVGRKKKVPGLNISVPYEKKDGRQQSNKMAERLRSSQPKRRKINEPKTCVVNLTGDEQENVPAPAAHGWENEQENVAASAAHGWENEQENVAASAAHGWENEQENVAASAAHGWENEQENGPASADHGWENDTEKTNHQEEENDPEEENITIKTTPDAINDFKEDEQNVSSSNINKEDIWKGMHQMPLKKRHMAIEKPTAAKILVDSLWDQIDVPFSPFYEQDEEEIFEIPKNFGLEEYDAKPAEEKSYWDIEGEKLFEEMTFAMATEGIGWTHSKNTVGIDQTSAGKTVVSMLRNCGHGNHLLILDEQIGVRCKRCSYVEVEIRYMSPTFASNPWKRTNKKEFREERNNIGIHQLHMNFENGGSHLKDDIIDTAGTVWGLIPGLRQTMYAHQRDGFEFIWKNVEGSILLEDLKKDTSNGGGNGCIISHAPGTGKTRLTIMFIKSYLELYPTRKVVILAPLNMLLTWEDEFKKWKVNIPFHNMNRKDFSGQEMNSAVNLVKQYREQDKTSNRLVKLLSWKKEKGVLGMSYGLFETLAGDHGGKKKQASKNQIDISRVVTMLRELPDLLVLDEGHTPRNENSLIWKALSKVETQKRIILSGTPFQNNFRELYNTLRLVVPKFADKLILTKENDISGKQKRDKRETNVALNKWVSLTKGIAENDDDRIKELKDIIYRMAHVYKGDILKESLPGLRDLLVVLKPTDLQTEILNFVSKMKLGVLEREHCSSLTAVHPSLLIHSQLSGKEELSIYMPQLEAIKLNPEFGVKTTFVIDLIRLSQSLNEKVLIFSQFITPLTLIKDQLNSLFGWSEGNDMLYMDGAKDTKLRQLSITSFNNPDSTVKVMLASTKACSEGISLVGASRVVLLDVVWNPSVERQAISRAYRIGQKKLVYTYHLVAGEAESTKYSRQIQKDRLSKLVFSSANDNNADISEKVLMGTVVEDKILQEMIQHEKTCNMFVEIIDQEKESSLIDAHEVFVCATND, from the exons ATGGATGAAGGTGGCGATCCAATGGCGAGGCGGAGCCGAGAGGAAGCGGTTAGTTGTTATACTGGATTTATGCGGGCGATGAGGAAGATTAATGTTGAGGCTATGAACCAAACGGTGGAGAAATCATTCTCTCCTAATGGAGGTAAACAACAATGTGGAAGTTCAGCAGATTCGTGCTCAGTTGATATCGTCGAGGAATTGATTTCGCCGTCGAAAATCGGGACATCGAATCGAAATGATCATGAAATCACTGAAGACGCGGAGTTCTTGATGGTTGATTGTGAAGGCGTTGCGGAAAAAAACGGTGATAGTGGAGTTAATTTGGGAGAGAAGTTGGTTTCTGATGAGAAGGTTGATCACTGGTATCATCATTGCGATTTCAGCGGCGAGAGTCCGGCTGGAAATATAAGTAAACCAGAGATTGATGATCTGACTGGATTTCAATTAAGAGAAATTGCTGTCAAATGTGGGATTTCATCACCTTCATCGTCTTCTCCGGATCACATTAATATTTCTTCTGAATCAGAAAAGGAAGAGAAACATATTAAGAGAAGTGTTTATGGAAAAgatattgattttgaattgGGAACAGAATCGTctgaagaggatgatgatgatactAGCGATGAAGATTTCTGTCCCAATAAATCATCCAAATCTTTCCGTTCAAACAAGTTGCGTGCTGATGAGGTTTCTATGAGCTTTGACAGGAAGATGGAGATAGTGAATTTGGAggaggatgaagatgatgaggatGGGAGTAGTGAAAGTGAAAATTCAGAATCAGctgaggaagaagatgaagatagTTACAGCGAGGAAGATTTTCGTCCCAAAGTAACATCCAACTATTTCGGTTCAAACAAATTCGGTACAAAAGAAGTGCATGTAAGCATCAAAAGAAAGAGGGTATTGAAGGAGAATAAGAAAAATACCATGCCCATAAGAGTTGAATCATCTGATGAAGAGGATGATGTTATTTCTATCGATGAAGGTTTTCAGCCCAATAGATCATCAAACTATTTCTGTTCAAACAATTTGGATACAGAAGATGTGCATGTAAATACCAAAGGAAAAATGGTTGATGAGAATGAGAAAGAGGAAAGTATCAAGCCCATAGAAGTTGAATCAACTGATGAAGAGGATGATCACAAATCCAGGTATGAAGATTTTCACCCCAACAATTTGGATACAAAAGAGATGCATGTAAGCATCAAAGGAAAGAAAGACAAAGAGAAGGTGGAGAAGAACAAGAATGAGAAAAGAACCATGCCCATAAAAGTTGATCGAAAGAATGACAAGGAAAAAGCCAAAGTTGGTAGGAAGAAAAAGGTCCCCGGATTGAACATTTCTGTGCCTTATGAGAAAAAAGATGGTAGACAACAGTCTAACAAAATGGCTGAACGACTTCGTTCATCGCAGCCaaagagaagaaaaatcaaTGAGCCTAAAACCTGTGTTGTCAATCTAACTGGTGATGAACAGGAAAATGTCCCTGCTCCCGCAGCTCATGGTTGGGAGAATGAACAGGAAAATGTGGCTGCTTCCGCAGCTCATGGTTGGGAGAATGAACAGGAAAATGTGGCTGCTTCCGCAGCTCATGGTTGGGAGAATGAACAGGAAAATGTGGCTGCTTCCGCAGCTCATGGTTGGGAGAATGAACAGGAAAATGGCCCTGCTTCCGCAGATCATGGTTGGGAAAATGATACCGAGAAAACTAAccatcaagaagaagaaaatgacccTGAAGAAGAAAACATAACAATAAAGACTACACCAGATGCCATTAATGACTTCAAAGAGGATGAGCAAAATGTTTCTTCTTCAAATATCAATAAAGAAGATATCTGGAAAGGAATGCACCAAATGCCATTAAAGAAAAGACATATGGCTATTGAGAAACCAACAGCAGCTAAG ATTCTAGTTGATTCTCTATGGGACCAAATAGATGTCCCTTTCTCTCCTTTCTATGAacaagatgaagaagaaatttTCGAAATACCCAAGAATTTCGGGTTAGAGGAATACGATGCAAAACCAGCTGAAGAGAAATCATATTGGGACATCGAAGGAGAGAAGCTATTTGAAGAGATGACTTTTGCAATGGCAACAGAAGGAATTGGGTGGACACATTCAAAAAATACT GTCGGTATTGATCAAACTTCAGCAGGGAAAACTGTTGTTAGTATGCTACGAAACTGCGGTCATGGCAATCATCTACTCATTCTTGATGAACAAATTGGAGTCCGATGTAAAAGATGCTCGTATGTGGAGGTGGAGATCAGATACATGTCACCAACTTTT GCTAGCAATCCATGGAAAAGAACTAACAAGAAAGAGTTCAGGGAAGAGAGAAATAACATTGGCATACACCAACTCCATATGAATTTTGAGAATGGAGGATCTCATTTAAAGGACGATATAATTGACACTGCAGGCACAGTTTGGGGTTTAATTCCTGGTCTGAGACAAACCATGTATGCGCATCAAAGAGACGGGTTTGAGTTTATATGGAAGAACGTAGAAGGAAGCATACTTCTAGAGGATTTAAAGAAAGACACTTCAAATGGTGGTGGAAACGGATGCATAATCTCACATGCACCTGGAACTGGTAAAACTCGACTCACCATCATGTTCATAAAGTCTTATTTGGAGTTATACCCGACTAGAAAAGTTGTCATACTTGCTCCTCTGAATATGCTCCTTACATGGGAGGATGAGTTCAAGAAATGGAAAGTTAACATTCCATTCCATAACATGAATAGGAAGGATTTTTCAGGTCAAGAAATGAACTCAGCTGTTAATCTAGTGAAGCAATATCGTGAACAAGACAAAACCTCCAACCGTTTGGTTAAACTTTTATCATGGAAAAAAGAAAAGGGTGTTCTTGGAATGAGCTATGGTTTATTTGAAACTCTAGCAGGTGATCATGGTGGAAAGAAGAAGCAAGCCAGTAAAAACCAAATAGATATTTCAAGGGTTGTGACTATGCTTCGAGAACTTCCTGATCTTTTAGTTCTCGACGAAGGTCATACACCAAGAAACGAGAACAGCCTAATCTGGAAGGCACTTTCAAAAGTAGAGACTCAGAAACGAATCATCCTGTCTGGAACTCCTTTTCAGAACAACTTCCGTGAGTTATACAATACTCTGCGTTTGGTAGTGCCTAAGTTCGCTGACAAACTTATCCTCACAAAGGAAAATGACATATCCGGAAAGCAGAAACGTGATAAAAGAGAAACCAACGTAGCATTAAACAAATGGGTATCATTGACAAAAGGCATAGCTGAAAATGATGATGATAGGATCAAAGAGTTAAAGGATATAATTTACCGGATGGCACATGTTTACAAAGGTGACATACTTAAGGAAAGCCTTCCAGGTCTAAGAGACTTATTAGTTGTCTTAAAGCCAACGGATTTACAAACAGAGATTCTTAATTTCGTCTCCAAAATGAAGCTTGGCGTCCTAGAACGTGAACATTGCTCCTCATTAACAGCAGTTCACCCATCGTTGCTGATTCACTCTCAATTATCGGGAAAAGAAGAGCTTTCAATTTACATGCCACAGCTAGAAGCTATTAAGTTAAATCCTGAATTCGGTGTTAAGACAACATTCGTAATTGACCTCATCCGACTCAGCCAGAGCTTAAATGAGAAAGTCCTCATCTTCAGCCAATTCATCACCCCTCTAACACTCATTAAAGACCAACTAAATTCCCTTTTTGGTTGGTCTGAAGGCAATGATATGTTGTACATGGATGGAGCAAAAGACACAAAACTTCGTCAATTATCCATAACATCATTCAACAATCCAGATAGCACGGTTAAAGTAATGCTAGCCTCAACCAAGGCTTGTTCTGAGGGTATTAGTTTGGTGGGTGCTTCAAGAGTTGTATTGTTGGATGTTGTTTGGAATCCTTCTGTTGAAAGACAGGCCATCAGCCGGGCATATAGAATTGGACAGAAGAAACTCGTCTACACTTATCATCTGGTTGCTGGTGAAGCTGAGAGCACTAAGTATAGTCGTCAAATTCAGAAAGATCGATTATCGAAATTAGTGTTTTCTTCAGCAAATGATAATAATGCTGATATTAGCGAGAAGGTTTTGATGGGTACAGTTGTGGAAGACAAGATCTTGCAGGAGATGATTCAACATGAGAAAACATGTAATATGTTTGTGGAAATCATTGACCAAGAGAAGGAGTCGAGTTTGATTGATGCTCATGAAGTTTTCGTTTGTGCCACAAATGATTAA